Proteins found in one bacterium genomic segment:
- a CDS encoding undecaprenyl-diphosphate phosphatase → MTITKNSYTRGEIAVLLLLAVFIAAALLYLGVQYYEQRQGRVGEPLSQFTYGQSFALGVVEGVTEFLPVSSTGHLELVSYFLDMQTPEAKRAVNAFNIVIQGAALLAIVGLYRKRVGEMIYGLFNRNDSGRKLLINLFVSFFPAAAVGLLFDDMIESYLFNPAAIAGALVVGGVLMIWLERRQRKTNGTGGLEIDAMTWRMALIVGIAQIFSMWPGTSRSMATILGAMIAGLSLPAAAEYSFLLALPTLGAASLYKLAKEASAIFDFASPGVFTVGMVVSAVVAALAVKGFIQFLARGGLAPFGYYRIILGVAVLWLIS, encoded by the coding sequence ATGACCATTACGAAAAATTCGTACACTCGTGGTGAAATCGCGGTTTTACTTTTATTAGCGGTGTTCATTGCGGCGGCTTTGCTCTATCTCGGGGTGCAGTATTACGAGCAGCGGCAAGGCAGAGTCGGTGAACCGCTCTCGCAATTTACCTACGGGCAATCGTTTGCGTTAGGTGTTGTGGAAGGGGTCACTGAGTTCTTACCGGTATCGTCGACCGGACACCTTGAATTGGTTTCATACTTTCTGGATATGCAAACGCCGGAAGCAAAACGTGCTGTCAATGCTTTCAATATCGTGATACAAGGCGCGGCATTGCTCGCAATCGTTGGATTGTACCGAAAAAGAGTCGGTGAGATGATTTACGGTTTGTTCAACCGCAACGATTCCGGTCGCAAATTGTTGATCAATCTGTTCGTCAGTTTTTTTCCGGCAGCGGCGGTTGGTTTACTCTTTGATGATATGATCGAGTCGTATTTGTTTAATCCGGCTGCGATTGCCGGTGCGCTGGTGGTGGGCGGCGTCTTGATGATTTGGCTCGAACGCCGGCAACGCAAAACGAACGGCACGGGAGGTCTGGAAATCGATGCGATGACTTGGCGGATGGCGCTGATTGTTGGAATCGCACAAATTTTTTCGATGTGGCCCGGTACATCACGCTCGATGGCAACCATCTTAGGCGCGATGATTGCGGGACTATCGTTACCGGCAGCGGCGGAGTATTCCTTCTTGCTCGCATTACCGACACTGGGTGCGGCTTCACTTTATAAATTAGCCAAGGAAGCGTCGGCAATTTTCGATTTTGCCAGTCCCGGTGTTTTTACGGTGGGAATGGTAGTTAGCGCTGTAGTTGCCGCTCTCGCCGTTAAAGGTTTCATTCAGTTTCTTGCCCGCGGCGGATTAGCGCCGTTCGGTTACTACCGAATTATCTTAGGAGTCGCCGTATTGTGGCTCATTTCCTGA
- the guaB gene encoding IMP dehydrogenase, giving the protein MNPKKVIGESLTFDDVLLVPAKSDILPRDVDISTRLTRNITLNIPLVSAAMDTVTTANLAIALAREGGIGIIHKNMSPEDQAAEVDRVKRSESAVVRKPITLTPEKTVAEALDMMRRSGVSGFPVVDRGVLVGMLTNRDVRFETRMNVLVKEVMTKKLVTGRPGMSLDEAVEVLQNHRVEKLPLVDDTGKLVGLITVKDILRRRQFPIACKDSAGRLRVGAAVGVSSDTVERVRHLIEAGCDVIVVDSAHGHSIGVLKTVENLRHLFSDIDLIAGNVVTKEATADLIAAGVDAVKVGVGPGSICTTRVVAGVGAAQVTAIMHCAEEAAKQNVPIIADGGIKYSGDIAKAIAAGAETVMIGSLFAGVDESPGERVLYEGRTFKVYHGMGSLAAMKKGSSDRYFQRDTEPEKLVPEGIEGRVPYRGLLADTVHQMVGGLRAAMGYCGAKDIVEMKEKTQFMRITSAGLRESHPHDIMITKEAPNYSKGASD; this is encoded by the coding sequence ATGAATCCGAAAAAAGTAATCGGTGAGTCGCTTACATTCGATGACGTATTGTTAGTTCCGGCAAAATCTGATATCTTACCACGCGATGTCGATATCAGCACTCGGCTGACGCGCAACATCACGCTCAATATTCCGTTGGTGTCAGCTGCAATGGACACTGTGACAACCGCGAATTTGGCAATCGCGCTCGCTCGTGAAGGTGGCATCGGTATCATCCATAAAAATATGTCGCCGGAAGATCAAGCCGCCGAAGTTGATCGGGTGAAGCGTTCCGAATCTGCCGTAGTACGCAAACCGATCACATTGACACCGGAAAAGACGGTCGCTGAAGCATTGGATATGATGAGGAGGTCCGGGGTATCCGGTTTCCCAGTCGTCGATCGCGGGGTACTGGTCGGTATGCTCACCAATCGCGATGTCCGGTTTGAGACCCGCATGAATGTGCTGGTCAAAGAGGTGATGACCAAGAAATTGGTTACTGGTAGACCGGGTATGTCGTTGGATGAGGCAGTCGAAGTATTGCAGAACCATCGCGTCGAAAAACTTCCGTTAGTCGACGATACGGGAAAACTGGTCGGATTGATTACCGTAAAAGACATTCTCCGGCGCCGGCAGTTTCCGATTGCCTGTAAAGATAGCGCAGGTCGATTGCGGGTAGGCGCGGCAGTCGGCGTTAGCAGCGATACGGTGGAACGGGTTCGACATTTAATCGAAGCAGGATGCGATGTGATTGTCGTCGATTCCGCGCACGGACACAGTATCGGTGTGTTAAAAACCGTGGAGAATTTACGACACCTGTTCTCCGATATCGATTTAATCGCGGGGAATGTTGTCACCAAAGAAGCAACTGCAGACTTGATAGCCGCCGGGGTCGATGCGGTGAAAGTCGGAGTGGGTCCCGGTTCGATTTGCACGACGCGCGTCGTTGCCGGCGTTGGTGCCGCGCAAGTAACAGCGATTATGCATTGCGCAGAAGAGGCGGCGAAACAGAATGTACCCATTATCGCTGATGGCGGTATCAAATACTCCGGTGATATTGCGAAAGCGATTGCAGCCGGCGCCGAAACGGTAATGATCGGTTCGCTTTTTGCCGGAGTCGATGAATCTCCCGGCGAGCGTGTTCTCTACGAAGGACGAACCTTCAAAGTGTATCATGGAATGGGATCGTTAGCCGCCATGAAGAAGGGATCGAGCGACCGTTACTTTCAGCGCGATACCGAACCGGAAAAACTTGTCCCGGAAGGCATCGAGGGACGGGTTCCCTATCGAGGATTGTTGGCGGATACCGTTCATCAAATGGTCGGTGGATTACGGGCAGCAATGGGGTATTGCGGCGCGAAAGACATCGTAGAGATGAAAGAGAAAACCCAATTTATGCGCATCACGTCAGCGGGATTGCGCGAATCGCATCCACACGATATCATGATTACGAAAGAAGCGCCGAACTATTCGAAAGGTGCGAGCGATTAA